Proteins co-encoded in one Marmota flaviventris isolate mMarFla1 chromosome 9, mMarFla1.hap1, whole genome shotgun sequence genomic window:
- the Atg2a gene encoding autophagy-related protein 2 homolog A isoform X2, with protein MSRWLWPWSNCVKERVCRYLLHHYLGHFFQEHLSLDQLSLDLYKGSVALRDIHLETWSVNEVLESMESPLELVEGFVGSIEVAVPWAALLTDHCTVRVSGLQLTLQPRQGQGPGAADSQSWASCMTTSLQLAQECLREGLPEPSEPPQPLEGLEMFAQTIETVLRRIKVTFLNTVVRVEHSPGDGEHGVAVEVHVQRLEYCDEAVRDPSQAPPVDVHQPPAFLHKLLQLAGVRLHFEEFPPQVEPPEPPLQIGSCSGYMELMVKLKQNEAFPGPKLEVAGQLGSLHLLLTPRQLQQLQALLSAVSLADPEGLADKLNKSRPLGAEDLWLIEQDLNQQLQAGAVAEPLSPEPLPNPLVNLDGTDLFFSMTGLTSSVTSAVSELSLSDVDLGSSVHSNMASRRLSAPAPAAGKAAPTPIPDTMRPDSLLKMTLGGVTLTLLQTSAPSSGPPDLATHFFAEFDAAKDGPFGSREFHHLRPRFQKACPCSHVRLTGTAVQLSWELRTGSRGRRTSSTEVHFGQLEVLECLWPRGTSEPEYTEILSFPSNMGSQASARPCAHLRHTQTLRRVPKSRPRRSIARHCHSELALDLADFQADVELGALDRLAALLHMATTPPEPPAGLLAEPPPATEQQTVFRLSAPRATLRLRFPIADLRPERDPWAGRAVRAEQLRLELSDPQFRSELSSGPGPPAPTRLELTCSDLHGIYEDGEKPPVPCLRVSKALDPKSTGHKYFLPQIVLTLDPQSGSTQWEMAPEKGEELALSTESPCELREPEPSPFSSKRTMYETEEMVIPGDPEEMRTFQSRTLALSRCGLEVLLPSAHIFLPSKEVYESIYNRINNDLLMWEPADLLPTPDPAPQPPGFLGSSGFWHDNFKMCKSAFKLDSDSDDEDTHFFSVGASGVHQAPAPEPRRRHSQSTFSTLVTVLKGRITALCEAKDEGGRRLEVAHGELVLDVERGTIFSVSQYRGQPGLGYFCLEAEKATLYHRAAVDNYLLSSHLELPSFTPPTQLAPTIYPSEEGVTERGASGRKGQGPPMLSAAVRIHLDPHKNVKEFLVTLRLHKATLRHYMALPEQSWHSQLLEFLDVLDDPVLGYLPPTVITVLHTHLFSCAVDYRPLYLPVRVLLTAETFTLSSNIVMDTSTFLLRFILDDSALYLSDKCEVETLDLRRDYVCVLDVDLLELVIKTWKGSTEGKLNQPLFELRCSNNVVHVHSCADSCAMLANLLQYVMSSGDLHPPPRPPSPTEIAGQKLSESPASLPSCPPVETALINQRDLADALLDTERSLRELAQPSGGPLPQASPVSVYLFPGERSGAQPPSAPPGGSAGSLGSRSEAKEEEKEEEGDGDTLDSDEFCILDAPGLGIPPRDGEPVVTQLHPGPIVVQDGHFSRPLGSTDLLRAPAHFPVPSSRVVLREVSLVWHLYGGRDFGPHPGHRARVGLTGPRGSPSRCSGPNRPQNSWRTQGGSGRQHQVLMEIQLSKVSFQHEVYPEEPAVGPVPSQELEERPLSRQVLIVQELEIRDRLATSQINKFLHLHTSERLPRRTHSNMLTIKALHVAPTTNVGGPECCLRVSLMPLRLNVDQDALFFLKDFFTSLAAGINPLVPGETSVEAHPETRGRPSSPQEGQPKTTDTSSSQEASGSGHGSSVEQQPIYFREFRFTSEVPIWLDYHGKHVTMDQVGTFAGLLIGLAQLNCSELKLKRLCCRHGLLGVDKVLGYALNEWLQDIRKNQLPGLLGGVGPMHSVVQLFQGFRDLLWLPIEQYRKDGRLMRGLQRGAASFGSSTASAALELSNRLVQAIQATAETVYDILSPAAPISRSLQDKRSARRLRKGQQPADLREGVAKAYDTVREGILDTAQTICDVASRGHEQKGLTGAVGGVIRQLPPTVVKPFILATEATSNLLGGMRNQILPDAHKDHALKWRSEEAQD; from the exons ATGTCACGATGGCTGTGGCCATGGTCGAACTGTGTGAAAGAGCGGGTCTGCCGCTACTTGCTGCACCATTACTTGGGGCACTTCTTTCAGGAACACCTCAGCCTGGACCAGCTCAGCCTGGATCTGTACAAGGGCAGCGTTGCTCTGCGGGATATCCACCTGGAGACCTGG TCTGTGAATGAGGTTCTGGAGTCAATGGAGTCGCCACTGGAGCTGGTGGAAGGCTTTGTGGGCTCCATCGAGGTGGCTGTGCCCTGGGCTGCGCTGCTCACTGATCACTGCACCGTGCGCGTGTCAGGCCTCCAGCTCACCCTGCAGCCCCGCCAGGGACAAG GGCCAGGGGCTGCTGACTCGCAGAGCTGGGCCTCCTGCATGACCACAAGCCTGCAGCTGGCTCAGGAGTGTCTGCGGGAGGGGCTCCCTGAGCCCTCTGAGCCACCACAGCCTCTGGAGGGACTGGAGATGTTTGCCCAGACCATTGAGACTG tgctGCGGAGAATCAAGGTGACCTTCCTGAACACTGTTGTGAGGGTGGAGCACTCACCAGGTGATGGGGAGCACGGCGTGGCTGTGGAGGTCCATGTACAGAG ACTGGAGTACTGTGACGAGGCAGTGCGGGACCCAAGCCAGGCGCCACCGGTAGACGTGCACCAGCCACCAGCCTTCCTGCACAAGCTGCTACAGCTGGCAGGGGTGCGTCTGCACTTCGAGGAGTTCCCCCCGCAG GTAGAACCGCCAGAGCCTCCCTTGCAAATCGGCAGCTGCTCAGGGTACATGGAGCTGATGGTGAAGCTGAAGCAGAACGAGGCCTTCCCAGGCCCCAAG TTGGAGGTGGCAGGACAGCTGGGCTCTCTGCACCTGCTTCTGACCCCACGGCAGCTCCAGCAGCTTCAGGCTCTGCTCAGTGCTGTCAGCCTTGCAG ACCCTGAAGGCCTGGCTGACAAGCTGAACAAGAGCCGCCCGCTCGGTGCTGAAGACCTGTGGCTGATCGAGCAGGACCTGAACCAGCAGCTGCAGGCGGGTGCTGTGGCCGAGCCTCTCAGCCCAGAGCCCCTCCCCAACCCTCTTGTCAACTTGGACGGCACTG ACCTCTTCTTTTCCATGACTGGCCTTACGAGCAGTGTGACCTCAGCAGTCTCTGAGCTCTCCCTCTCTGATGTGGACCTGGGCTCCTCTGTGCATAGCAACATGGCTTCCCGCCGACTCTCTGCCCCTGCCCCCGCAGCTG GCAAGGCGGCCCCCACACCCATTCCGGACACCATGCGCCCTGATTCGCTGCTGAAGATGACCCTGGGGGGTGTGACCCTGACTTTGCTTCAGACTTCTGCCCCATCTTCTGGACCACCTGACCTCGCCACCCATTTTTTTGCTGAGTTTGATGCTGCCAAGGATGGGCCGTTCGGCTCCCGAGAATTCCACCACCTCCGGCCGCGCTTCCAGAAAGCCTGCCCCTGTAGCCATGTCCG GCTCACAGGCACAGCTGTGCAGCTGTCCTGGGAGCTGCGGACCGGCAGTAGGGGCCGGCGGACGAGCAGCACGGAAGTGCACTTTGGGCAGCTGGAGGTGCTGGAGTGCTTGTGGCCCAGGGGCACTTCGGAGCCCGAGTACACAGAG ATCCTGAGTTTCCCCAGTAACATGGGCTCCCAGGCCTCAGCTCGGCCCTGTGCCCACCTACGCCACACACAGACTCTGCGACGGGTGCCCAAG AGCCGGCCCCGGCGCTCCATTGCCCGCCATTGCCACTCAGAACTGGCCCTGGACCTAGCTGATTTTCAAGCAGATGTGGAGCTGGGAGCCCTGGATCGCCTGGCTGCCCTGTTGCACATGGCCACCACACCCCCTGAGCCCCCTGCTGGCCTTCTG GCAGAGCCTCCACCAGCCACTGAGCAGCAGACAGTATTCCGGCTTTCAGCACCCCGGGCCACACTGAGGCTACGATTCCCCATCGCTGACCTGAGGCCCGAGCGGGACCCTTGGGCAGGCCGGGCTGTGCGGGCTGAGCAACTGCGGCTGGAGCTGAGTGATCCTCAGTTCCGGTCAGAGCTTAGCAGTGGGCCTggccccccagcccccacccgcCTGGAACTCACCTGCTCTGACCTGCATG GAATCTATGAAGATGGAGAAAAGCCACCTGTCCCCTGCCTCCGTGTCTCCAAAGCTCTAGACCCCAAGAGTACTGGACACAAGTACTTCCTCCCTCA GATAGTGTTGACCCTGGACCCCCAGTCCGGTAGCACACAGTGGGAGATGGCCCCAGAGAAGGGAGAAGAGCTGGCGCTGTCCACCGAGAGTCCGTGTGAGCTGCGGGAGCCTGAGCCCTCGCCCTTCTCCTCTAAGAGGACCATGTATGAGACGGAGGAG ATGGTGATCCCTGGAGACCCTGAGGAGATGAGGACGTTCCAGAGCCGGACTCTGGCGCTGTCCCGCTGTGGCCTGGAGGTGCTTCTGCCCAGCGCCCACATCTTCCTGCCCAGCAAGGAGGTCTACGAGAGCATCTACAACAG GATCAACAATGACCTGCTCATGTGGGAGCCCGCGGACCTTCTTCCCACCCCTGACCCCGCCCCTCAACCCCCGGGCTTCCTGGGCTCCTCCGGCTTCTGGCACGACAACTTCAAGATGTGCAAGTCAGCCTTCAAGCTGG ACTCTGACTCGGATGATGAGGACACCCACTTCTTCTCGGTGGGGGCCTCAGGTGTCCACCAGGCCCCTGCCCCTGAGCCCCGACGCCGTCACTCCCAGAGTACCTTCTCTACGCTGGTGACGGTGCTGAAGGGTCGGATCACAGCCCTCTGTGAGGCCAAG GATGAAGGTGGGAGGCGGCTGGAGGTCGCACATGGGGAGCTGGTGCTGGATGTGGAACGGGGCACCATCTTCAGTGTCTCTCAGTACCGCGGCCAGCCGGGGCTCGGCTACTTCTGCCTCGAGGCTGAAAAGGCCACACTCTACCACCGAG CGGCTGTGGACAACTACCTGCTGTCCAGTCACCTGGAACTGCCCAGCTTTACTCCCCCAACCCAGCTGGCCCCAACCATCTACCCCTCAGAGGAAGGGGTGACTGAGCGGGGAGCCTCAGGCCGCAAGGGCCAGGGCCCTCCCATGCTGTCTGCCGCTGTGCGCATCCACCTGGACCCCCACAAGAATGTCAAG GAGTTCCTGGTGACACTAAGGTTGCACAAAGCCACCCTGCGCCACTACATGGCCCTACCTGAACAGAGCTGGCACTCCCAG CTGCTGGAGTTCTTAGATGTGCTGGATGACCCTGTGCTGGGCTATCTGCCCCCAACAGTCATCACTGTCCTGCACACACATCTGTTCTCCTGCGCTGTGGACTACAG GCCCCTCTACCTCCCTGTTCGTGTCCTTCTTACTGCTGAGACCTTCACCCTCTCCAGCAACATCGTCATGGACACATCCACCTTCTTGCTCAG GTTCATCCTTGACGACTCCGCCTTGTACCTGTCCGATAAGTGTGAGGTGGAGACCCTGGATCTGCGGCGAG attaTGTCTGTGTCCTGGACGTGGACCTCCTGGAATTGGTGATCAAAACGTGGAAGGGGAGCACTGAGGGCAAACTG AACCAGCCACTGTTCGAGCTGCGCTGCTCCAACAATGTGGTTCACGTGCACAGCTGCGCCGACTCCTGCGCCATGCTGGCCAATCTGCTGCAGTACGTAATGAGCTCAGGCGACCTGCACCCCCCACCCCGGCCCCCCAGCCCCACGGAGATCGCCGGCCAGAAG CTCTCCGAGAGCCCTGCCTCCCTGCCCTCGTGCCCACCAGTGGAGACAGCACTCATCAACCAACGGGACCTGGCTGATGCCCTTCTGGACACAGAGCGCAGCCTGCGGGAGCTGGCCCAGCCTTCAG GTGGGCCCCTCCCTCAGGCCTCGCCCGTCTCAGTCTACCTGTTCCCAGGTGAACGGAGTGGGGCCCAGCCCCCTTCCGCCCCTCCTGGAGGCTCCGCTGGCAGCTTAGGGTCCCGCTCTGAGgcgaaggaagaggagaaggaagaggagggggatggagacACCCTGGACAGTGACGAGTTCTGCATCCTTGACGCTCCTGGCCTGGGCATCCCG CCCCGGGACGGGGAGCCCGTGGTGACGCAGCTGCATCCAGGTCCCATTGTCGTGCAGGATGGACATTTCTCCCGGCCGCTGGGGAGCACAGACCTGCTGCGGGCACCTGCCCACTTCCCAGTGCCCAGCAGTCGTGTGGTGCTACGCGAGGTCTCCCTGGTCTGGCACCTCTATGGGGGCCGAGACTTTGGCCCCCATCCTGGCCACAG AGCAAGAGTTGGACTCACAGGCCCCAGGGGCTCCCCTTCCCGCTGCTCTGGTCCCAACCGGCCCCAGAACTCCTGGCGAACGCAGGGAGGCAGTGGGCGGCAGCACCAGGTCCTCATGGAGATCCAACTGAGCAAG GTGAGCTTCCAGCACGAGGTGTACCCAGAGGAGCCGGCTGTAGGCCCAGTCCCTAGCCAGGAGCTGGAAGAGCGGCCACTGTCCCGCCAGGTGCTCATTGTGCAAGAGCTGGAGATCCGCGACCGGCTGGCCACCTCCCAGATTAACAAGTTCCTGCACCTCCACACGAGCGAGCGGCTGCCACGGCGTACCCACTCCAACATG CTCACCATCAAAGCGCTGCACGTGGCTCCCACCACCAATGTGGGTGGACCTGAGTGCTGTCTCCGTGTCTCGCTGATGCCCCTGCGGCTCAATGTGGACCAG GATGCCCTCTTCTTCCTCAAGGACTTCTTCACTAGTCTGGCAGCTGGCATCAACCCCTTGGTCCCAGGAGAGACCTCTGTGGAGG CTCACCCTGAGACCCGAGGCCGGCCCAGTAGCCCTCAGGAAGGGCAGCCCAAGACCACAGACACCAGCAGCTCACAAGAGGCCTCTGGCAGTGGACACGGTTCCTCTGTTGAGCAGCAGCCAATCTACTTCAG GGAGTTCCGCTTCACATCTGAGGTGCCCATCTGGCTGGATTATCATGGCAAGCACGTCACCATGGATCAAGTG GGCACTTTCGCTGGCCTCCTCATCGGCCTGGCCCAGCTCAATTGCTCCGAGCTGAAGCTAAAGCGACTCTGCTGCCGGCACGG GCTCCTGGGTGTGGACAAGGTCCTGGGCTATGCTCTCAACGAGTGGCTACAGGACATCCGCAAGAACCAGCTGCCCGGCCTGCTGGGCGGCGTGGGTCCCATGCACTCAGTCGTTCAACTCT TCCAAGGGTTCCGGGACCTGCTGTGGCTGCCCATTGAGCAGTACAGGAAGGACGGGCGCCTCATGCGAGGGCTGCAGCGGGGGGCCGCCTCCTTCGGCTCGTCCACGGCCTCGGCTGCCCTGGAACTGAGCAACCGGTTGGTGCAGGCCATCCAG
- the Atg2a gene encoding autophagy-related protein 2 homolog A isoform X3, which produces MSRWLWPWSNCVKERVCRYLLHHYLGHFFQEHLSLDQLSLDLYKGSVALRDIHLETWSVNEVLESMESPLELVEGFVGSIEVAVPWAALLTDHCTVRVSGLQLTLQPRQGQGPGAADSQSWASCMTTSLQLAQECLREGLPEPSEPPQPLEGLEMFAQTIETVLRRIKVTFLNTVVRVEHSPGDGEHGVAVEVHVQRLEYCDEAVRDPSQAPPVDVHQPPAFLHKLLQLAGVRLHFEEFPPQVEPPEPPLQIGSCSGYMELMVKLKQNEAFPGPKLEVAGQLGSLHLLLTPRQLQQLQALLSAVSLADPEGLADKLNKSRPLGAEDLWLIEQDLNQQLQAGAVAEPLSPEPLPNPLVNLDGTDLFFSMTGLTSSVTSAVSELSLSDVDLGSSVHSNMASRRLSAPAPAAGKAAPTPIPDTMRPDSLLKMTLGGVTLTLLQTSAPSSGPPDLATHFFAEFDAAKDGPFGSREFHHLRPRFQKACPCSHVRLTGTAVQLSWELRTGSRGRRTSSTEVHFGQLEVLECLWPRGTSEPEYTEILSFPSNMGSQASARPCAHLRHTQTLRRVPKSRPRRSIARHCHSELALDLADFQADVELGALDRLAALLHMATTPPEPPAGLLAEPPPATEQQTVFRLSAPRATLRLRFPIADLRPERDPWAGRAVRAEQLRLELSDPQFRSELSSGPGPPAPTRLELTCSDLHGIYEDGEKPPVPCLRVSKALDPKSTGHKYFLPQIVLTLDPQSGSTQWEMAPEKGEELALSTESPCELREPEPSPFSSKRTMYETEEMVIPGDPEEMRTFQSRTLALSRCGLEVLLPSAHIFLPSKEVYESIYNRINNDLLMWEPADLLPTPDPAPQPPGFLGSSGFWHDNFKMCKSAFKLDSDSDDEDTHFFSVGASGVHQAPAPEPRRRHSQSTFSTLVTVLKGRITALCEAKDEGGRRLEVAHGELVLDVERGTIFSVSQYRGQPGLGYFCLEAEKATLYHRAAVDNYLLSSHLELPSFTPPTQLAPTIYPSEEGVTERGASGRKGQGPPMLSAAVRIHLDPHKNVKEFLVTLRLHKATLRHYMALPEQSWHSQLLEFLDVLDDPVLGYLPPTVITVLHTHLFSCAVDYRPLYLPVRVLLTAETFTLSSNIVMDTSTFLLRFILDDSALYLSDKCEVETLDLRRDYVCVLDVDLLELVIKTWKGSTEGKLNQPLFELRCSNNVVHVHSCADSCAMLANLLQYVMSSGDLHPPPRPPSPTEIAGQKVQLSESPASLPSCPPVETALINQRDLADALLDTERSLRELAQPSGGPLPQASPVSVYLFPGERSGAQPPSAPPGGSAGSLGSRSEAKEEEKEEEGDGDTLDSDEFCILDAPGLGIPDGHFSRPLGSTDLLRAPAHFPVPSSRVVLREVSLVWHLYGGRDFGPHPGHRARVGLTGPRGSPSRCSGPNRPQNSWRTQGGSGRQHQVLMEIQLSKVSFQHEVYPEEPAVGPVPSQELEERPLSRQVLIVQELEIRDRLATSQINKFLHLHTSERLPRRTHSNMLTIKALHVAPTTNVGGPECCLRVSLMPLRLNVDQDALFFLKDFFTSLAAGINPLVPGETSVEAHPETRGRPSSPQEGQPKTTDTSSSQEASGSGHGSSVEQQPIYFREFRFTSEVPIWLDYHGKHVTMDQVGTFAGLLIGLAQLNCSELKLKRLCCRHGLLGVDKVLGYALNEWLQDIRKNQLPGLLGGVGPMHSVVQLFQGFRDLLWLPIEQYRKDGRLMRGLQRGAASFGSSTASAALELSNRLVQAIQATAETVYDILSPAAPISRSLQDKRSARRLRKGQQPADLREGVAKAYDTVREGILDTAQTICDVASRGHEQKGLTGAVGGVIRQLPPTVVKPFILATEATSNLLGGMRNQILPDAHKDHALKWRSEEAQD; this is translated from the exons ATGTCACGATGGCTGTGGCCATGGTCGAACTGTGTGAAAGAGCGGGTCTGCCGCTACTTGCTGCACCATTACTTGGGGCACTTCTTTCAGGAACACCTCAGCCTGGACCAGCTCAGCCTGGATCTGTACAAGGGCAGCGTTGCTCTGCGGGATATCCACCTGGAGACCTGG TCTGTGAATGAGGTTCTGGAGTCAATGGAGTCGCCACTGGAGCTGGTGGAAGGCTTTGTGGGCTCCATCGAGGTGGCTGTGCCCTGGGCTGCGCTGCTCACTGATCACTGCACCGTGCGCGTGTCAGGCCTCCAGCTCACCCTGCAGCCCCGCCAGGGACAAG GGCCAGGGGCTGCTGACTCGCAGAGCTGGGCCTCCTGCATGACCACAAGCCTGCAGCTGGCTCAGGAGTGTCTGCGGGAGGGGCTCCCTGAGCCCTCTGAGCCACCACAGCCTCTGGAGGGACTGGAGATGTTTGCCCAGACCATTGAGACTG tgctGCGGAGAATCAAGGTGACCTTCCTGAACACTGTTGTGAGGGTGGAGCACTCACCAGGTGATGGGGAGCACGGCGTGGCTGTGGAGGTCCATGTACAGAG ACTGGAGTACTGTGACGAGGCAGTGCGGGACCCAAGCCAGGCGCCACCGGTAGACGTGCACCAGCCACCAGCCTTCCTGCACAAGCTGCTACAGCTGGCAGGGGTGCGTCTGCACTTCGAGGAGTTCCCCCCGCAG GTAGAACCGCCAGAGCCTCCCTTGCAAATCGGCAGCTGCTCAGGGTACATGGAGCTGATGGTGAAGCTGAAGCAGAACGAGGCCTTCCCAGGCCCCAAG TTGGAGGTGGCAGGACAGCTGGGCTCTCTGCACCTGCTTCTGACCCCACGGCAGCTCCAGCAGCTTCAGGCTCTGCTCAGTGCTGTCAGCCTTGCAG ACCCTGAAGGCCTGGCTGACAAGCTGAACAAGAGCCGCCCGCTCGGTGCTGAAGACCTGTGGCTGATCGAGCAGGACCTGAACCAGCAGCTGCAGGCGGGTGCTGTGGCCGAGCCTCTCAGCCCAGAGCCCCTCCCCAACCCTCTTGTCAACTTGGACGGCACTG ACCTCTTCTTTTCCATGACTGGCCTTACGAGCAGTGTGACCTCAGCAGTCTCTGAGCTCTCCCTCTCTGATGTGGACCTGGGCTCCTCTGTGCATAGCAACATGGCTTCCCGCCGACTCTCTGCCCCTGCCCCCGCAGCTG GCAAGGCGGCCCCCACACCCATTCCGGACACCATGCGCCCTGATTCGCTGCTGAAGATGACCCTGGGGGGTGTGACCCTGACTTTGCTTCAGACTTCTGCCCCATCTTCTGGACCACCTGACCTCGCCACCCATTTTTTTGCTGAGTTTGATGCTGCCAAGGATGGGCCGTTCGGCTCCCGAGAATTCCACCACCTCCGGCCGCGCTTCCAGAAAGCCTGCCCCTGTAGCCATGTCCG GCTCACAGGCACAGCTGTGCAGCTGTCCTGGGAGCTGCGGACCGGCAGTAGGGGCCGGCGGACGAGCAGCACGGAAGTGCACTTTGGGCAGCTGGAGGTGCTGGAGTGCTTGTGGCCCAGGGGCACTTCGGAGCCCGAGTACACAGAG ATCCTGAGTTTCCCCAGTAACATGGGCTCCCAGGCCTCAGCTCGGCCCTGTGCCCACCTACGCCACACACAGACTCTGCGACGGGTGCCCAAG AGCCGGCCCCGGCGCTCCATTGCCCGCCATTGCCACTCAGAACTGGCCCTGGACCTAGCTGATTTTCAAGCAGATGTGGAGCTGGGAGCCCTGGATCGCCTGGCTGCCCTGTTGCACATGGCCACCACACCCCCTGAGCCCCCTGCTGGCCTTCTG GCAGAGCCTCCACCAGCCACTGAGCAGCAGACAGTATTCCGGCTTTCAGCACCCCGGGCCACACTGAGGCTACGATTCCCCATCGCTGACCTGAGGCCCGAGCGGGACCCTTGGGCAGGCCGGGCTGTGCGGGCTGAGCAACTGCGGCTGGAGCTGAGTGATCCTCAGTTCCGGTCAGAGCTTAGCAGTGGGCCTggccccccagcccccacccgcCTGGAACTCACCTGCTCTGACCTGCATG GAATCTATGAAGATGGAGAAAAGCCACCTGTCCCCTGCCTCCGTGTCTCCAAAGCTCTAGACCCCAAGAGTACTGGACACAAGTACTTCCTCCCTCA GATAGTGTTGACCCTGGACCCCCAGTCCGGTAGCACACAGTGGGAGATGGCCCCAGAGAAGGGAGAAGAGCTGGCGCTGTCCACCGAGAGTCCGTGTGAGCTGCGGGAGCCTGAGCCCTCGCCCTTCTCCTCTAAGAGGACCATGTATGAGACGGAGGAG ATGGTGATCCCTGGAGACCCTGAGGAGATGAGGACGTTCCAGAGCCGGACTCTGGCGCTGTCCCGCTGTGGCCTGGAGGTGCTTCTGCCCAGCGCCCACATCTTCCTGCCCAGCAAGGAGGTCTACGAGAGCATCTACAACAG GATCAACAATGACCTGCTCATGTGGGAGCCCGCGGACCTTCTTCCCACCCCTGACCCCGCCCCTCAACCCCCGGGCTTCCTGGGCTCCTCCGGCTTCTGGCACGACAACTTCAAGATGTGCAAGTCAGCCTTCAAGCTGG ACTCTGACTCGGATGATGAGGACACCCACTTCTTCTCGGTGGGGGCCTCAGGTGTCCACCAGGCCCCTGCCCCTGAGCCCCGACGCCGTCACTCCCAGAGTACCTTCTCTACGCTGGTGACGGTGCTGAAGGGTCGGATCACAGCCCTCTGTGAGGCCAAG GATGAAGGTGGGAGGCGGCTGGAGGTCGCACATGGGGAGCTGGTGCTGGATGTGGAACGGGGCACCATCTTCAGTGTCTCTCAGTACCGCGGCCAGCCGGGGCTCGGCTACTTCTGCCTCGAGGCTGAAAAGGCCACACTCTACCACCGAG CGGCTGTGGACAACTACCTGCTGTCCAGTCACCTGGAACTGCCCAGCTTTACTCCCCCAACCCAGCTGGCCCCAACCATCTACCCCTCAGAGGAAGGGGTGACTGAGCGGGGAGCCTCAGGCCGCAAGGGCCAGGGCCCTCCCATGCTGTCTGCCGCTGTGCGCATCCACCTGGACCCCCACAAGAATGTCAAG GAGTTCCTGGTGACACTAAGGTTGCACAAAGCCACCCTGCGCCACTACATGGCCCTACCTGAACAGAGCTGGCACTCCCAG CTGCTGGAGTTCTTAGATGTGCTGGATGACCCTGTGCTGGGCTATCTGCCCCCAACAGTCATCACTGTCCTGCACACACATCTGTTCTCCTGCGCTGTGGACTACAG GCCCCTCTACCTCCCTGTTCGTGTCCTTCTTACTGCTGAGACCTTCACCCTCTCCAGCAACATCGTCATGGACACATCCACCTTCTTGCTCAG GTTCATCCTTGACGACTCCGCCTTGTACCTGTCCGATAAGTGTGAGGTGGAGACCCTGGATCTGCGGCGAG attaTGTCTGTGTCCTGGACGTGGACCTCCTGGAATTGGTGATCAAAACGTGGAAGGGGAGCACTGAGGGCAAACTG AACCAGCCACTGTTCGAGCTGCGCTGCTCCAACAATGTGGTTCACGTGCACAGCTGCGCCGACTCCTGCGCCATGCTGGCCAATCTGCTGCAGTACGTAATGAGCTCAGGCGACCTGCACCCCCCACCCCGGCCCCCCAGCCCCACGGAGATCGCCGGCCAGAAGGTACAG CTCTCCGAGAGCCCTGCCTCCCTGCCCTCGTGCCCACCAGTGGAGACAGCACTCATCAACCAACGGGACCTGGCTGATGCCCTTCTGGACACAGAGCGCAGCCTGCGGGAGCTGGCCCAGCCTTCAG GTGGGCCCCTCCCTCAGGCCTCGCCCGTCTCAGTCTACCTGTTCCCAGGTGAACGGAGTGGGGCCCAGCCCCCTTCCGCCCCTCCTGGAGGCTCCGCTGGCAGCTTAGGGTCCCGCTCTGAGgcgaaggaagaggagaaggaagaggagggggatggagacACCCTGGACAGTGACGAGTTCTGCATCCTTGACGCTCCTGGCCTGGGCATCCCG GATGGACATTTCTCCCGGCCGCTGGGGAGCACAGACCTGCTGCGGGCACCTGCCCACTTCCCAGTGCCCAGCAGTCGTGTGGTGCTACGCGAGGTCTCCCTGGTCTGGCACCTCTATGGGGGCCGAGACTTTGGCCCCCATCCTGGCCACAG AGCAAGAGTTGGACTCACAGGCCCCAGGGGCTCCCCTTCCCGCTGCTCTGGTCCCAACCGGCCCCAGAACTCCTGGCGAACGCAGGGAGGCAGTGGGCGGCAGCACCAGGTCCTCATGGAGATCCAACTGAGCAAG GTGAGCTTCCAGCACGAGGTGTACCCAGAGGAGCCGGCTGTAGGCCCAGTCCCTAGCCAGGAGCTGGAAGAGCGGCCACTGTCCCGCCAGGTGCTCATTGTGCAAGAGCTGGAGATCCGCGACCGGCTGGCCACCTCCCAGATTAACAAGTTCCTGCACCTCCACACGAGCGAGCGGCTGCCACGGCGTACCCACTCCAACATG CTCACCATCAAAGCGCTGCACGTGGCTCCCACCACCAATGTGGGTGGACCTGAGTGCTGTCTCCGTGTCTCGCTGATGCCCCTGCGGCTCAATGTGGACCAG GATGCCCTCTTCTTCCTCAAGGACTTCTTCACTAGTCTGGCAGCTGGCATCAACCCCTTGGTCCCAGGAGAGACCTCTGTGGAGG CTCACCCTGAGACCCGAGGCCGGCCCAGTAGCCCTCAGGAAGGGCAGCCCAAGACCACAGACACCAGCAGCTCACAAGAGGCCTCTGGCAGTGGACACGGTTCCTCTGTTGAGCAGCAGCCAATCTACTTCAG GGAGTTCCGCTTCACATCTGAGGTGCCCATCTGGCTGGATTATCATGGCAAGCACGTCACCATGGATCAAGTG GGCACTTTCGCTGGCCTCCTCATCGGCCTGGCCCAGCTCAATTGCTCCGAGCTGAAGCTAAAGCGACTCTGCTGCCGGCACGG GCTCCTGGGTGTGGACAAGGTCCTGGGCTATGCTCTCAACGAGTGGCTACAGGACATCCGCAAGAACCAGCTGCCCGGCCTGCTGGGCGGCGTGGGTCCCATGCACTCAGTCGTTCAACTCT TCCAAGGGTTCCGGGACCTGCTGTGGCTGCCCATTGAGCAGTACAGGAAGGACGGGCGCCTCATGCGAGGGCTGCAGCGGGGGGCCGCCTCCTTCGGCTCGTCCACGGCCTCGGCTGCCCTGGAACTGAGCAACCGGTTGGTGCAGGCCATCCAG